One Methanococcus aeolicus Nankai-3 DNA segment encodes these proteins:
- a CDS encoding acylneuraminate cytidylyltransferase family protein, whose product MKNKILALIPARGGSKGLPRKNIKPLLGKPLIAWTIEQAKNSKYVDKVVVSTDDEEIAEISRKYGAEVPFLRPKELARDDSPTIDTIMHATNWFEERGEIFDIIVLLQPTSPLKTTEDIDNAIELFLNNKNALSLVSVKENEHPPFWSFKIENDYIKPLFGNEYINKRRQELPKCHIPNGAIFISYIKVLKEYRTFYTPKTISYIMPPERSVDIDNEFDFLLAEFILKK is encoded by the coding sequence ATGAAAAATAAAATCCTTGCATTAATCCCCGCAAGAGGGGGAAGTAAAGGACTTCCAAGAAAAAATATAAAACCACTGTTGGGAAAGCCTTTAATTGCTTGGACAATTGAGCAAGCAAAGAATAGCAAGTATGTAGATAAGGTTGTTGTATCTACTGATGATGAAGAAATTGCAGAAATTTCAAGAAAATATGGAGCAGAAGTTCCATTTTTAAGGCCGAAAGAATTGGCAAGAGATGATTCCCCTACAATTGATACAATTATGCATGCAACAAACTGGTTTGAAGAAAGAGGGGAAATTTTTGATATTATTGTATTACTTCAGCCAACATCACCATTAAAAACTACTGAGGATATTGATAATGCAATTGAACTATTTTTAAATAATAAAAATGCTCTATCATTAGTTAGTGTTAAAGAAAATGAACATCCGCCATTTTGGAGTTTTAAAATTGAAAACGACTATATAAAACCACTATTTGGAAATGAATATATTAATAAAAGGAGACAAGAACTCCCAAAATGCCATATACCAAATGGTGCAATATTTATATCCTATATTAAGGTATTAAAAGAATATAGGACATTTTACACTCCAAAAACAATATCCTACATAATGCCACCAGAAAGAAGTGTTGATATTGATAATGAATTTGATTTTCTATTGGCTGAATTTATCTTAAAAAAATAA
- a CDS encoding acyltransferase codes for MKNSVYSHQLVIYKIIKNLCTNKILYGIFRILEEARWEYEYKRYREKYDIHPTFRFNGPGITLYGNGKIILGENSYIGRYSSIQSVDGCIVKIGNNCAISHYVMIYTANAVADQDFNKPRDQRKIKKGNVIIEDFCWIGAQTFITEGVNIGQNAAVVGANSVVTKDIPPHSIAVGCPTKVIKFKSYLNDKDIIKLAKDYWNILHQNLKKHLLTQYEELNNLGD; via the coding sequence ATGAAAAATTCTGTATATTCCCATCAACTTGTTATATATAAGATCATAAAAAATTTATGTACAAATAAAATATTATATGGCATATTTAGAATTTTAGAAGAAGCCAGATGGGAATACGAATATAAAAGATATCGGGAAAAATACGATATTCATCCAACATTTAGATTCAATGGTCCAGGAATTACTCTTTACGGCAATGGTAAAATAATATTGGGGGAAAATTCATATATTGGTAGATACAGCTCTATTCAATCGGTAGATGGATGTATTGTGAAAATTGGTAATAATTGTGCAATTAGTCATTATGTTATGATTTATACTGCAAATGCTGTTGCTGATCAAGATTTTAATAAGCCCAGAGACCAAAGAAAAATTAAAAAGGGTAATGTAATAATAGAAGATTTTTGTTGGATTGGTGCTCAAACATTTATTACTGAAGGAGTAAATATAGGTCAAAATGCTGCTGTTGTTGGAGCGAATTCTGTTGTTACAAAAGATATTCCCCCACATTCAATTGCAGTAGGATGTCCCACAAAAGTTATAAAATTTAAATCTTATTTAAATGATAAAGACATAATAAAATTAGCAAAAGATTACTGGAACATTTTACATCAAAATCTTAAAAAACATTTACTTACCCAATATGAAGAACTAAATAATTTAGGGGATTAA
- a CDS encoding flippase, with the protein MDYKERAIKGISWNFLLLILAAPIGYLVRMLYANEIPKLEVGLFYAVLDFCCMVAIFKDLGLSAALVRFIPKFIHEKRNDLVKSAIVSVGILQSSVSLLITIGIILLSPLIAKYYINNQGQFIGHLDLVINVLIILSIGYWFQSIMDVIRNAIQGFQNQKYFGTSNFVKISLVLISSVIFIYILDIHNVFAPSYAYTITPILMILIYASIFIKKIFPEFFKGRFIFSKKLIKDLFSYGLPVMMGSAGSLILGYVDGICLTYFTGLNAVADYRNVAMPTVSILGYFASAVGAVLFPMSSELWEKGHKEALRYGVERICLYSFVLVLPMAILMAYFPTVVVNLLFNAQYLPAADAIRILSLGTVFMTLNGIGFTVLNGIGKPSLSTKILYFGATFNLIFNLLLIPKFGIIGASITTVLGYFIMWIFQMKYLSKFLEHKFLNKNWILIIFIGIFSLIPIIFIKDLINNMFLELAVCGIVYFGIYMLGIFGLKIININEINDIIGKIIKR; encoded by the coding sequence ATGGACTATAAAGAAAGGGCAATAAAAGGTATTAGTTGGAATTTTCTATTATTAATATTGGCGGCTCCCATTGGCTATTTAGTCAGGATGTTATATGCAAATGAAATTCCTAAATTGGAAGTTGGTCTATTTTATGCTGTTTTGGATTTTTGTTGTATGGTTGCTATTTTTAAAGATTTGGGTTTAAGTGCTGCATTAGTTAGGTTTATTCCAAAATTTATACATGAAAAAAGAAATGATTTAGTCAAATCAGCGATAGTAAGTGTTGGTATTTTACAGAGCTCTGTATCGTTGTTAATAACCATTGGAATTATTTTACTTTCTCCTTTAATAGCGAAATATTATATAAACAATCAGGGGCAATTTATAGGGCATTTAGATTTGGTTATTAATGTTTTAATTATTTTGAGTATAGGATATTGGTTTCAGAGTATAATGGATGTCATTAGAAATGCCATACAGGGCTTTCAAAATCAGAAGTATTTTGGAACTAGTAATTTTGTTAAGATTTCTTTAGTTTTGATTTCATCAGTAATATTCATCTATATTTTAGATATACACAATGTTTTTGCTCCAAGTTATGCATACACCATAACCCCAATATTAATGATATTAATCTATGCTTCCATATTTATTAAAAAGATTTTTCCAGAGTTTTTTAAGGGGAGATTTATTTTCTCAAAAAAACTAATTAAAGATTTATTTTCTTATGGGCTACCTGTTATGATGGGTAGTGCAGGGAGTTTAATTTTAGGCTATGTTGATGGAATTTGTTTAACTTACTTTACAGGTTTAAATGCAGTTGCTGATTATAGAAATGTGGCAATGCCTACGGTTAGTATTTTAGGTTATTTTGCAAGTGCTGTTGGTGCAGTCTTATTTCCAATGAGTTCCGAGTTATGGGAAAAGGGGCATAAAGAAGCATTAAGGTATGGAGTTGAAAGGATTTGTTTGTATTCTTTTGTTTTAGTTTTACCGATGGCAATATTGATGGCATATTTTCCAACAGTTGTTGTTAATTTACTATTTAACGCTCAATATTTGCCCGCAGCAGACGCCATAAGAATATTAAGTTTAGGAACCGTTTTTATGACTTTAAATGGGATTGGATTTACAGTATTAAATGGTATTGGAAAGCCTTCATTATCAACTAAAATTTTATATTTTGGGGCGACATTTAACTTAATTTTCAATCTTTTATTAATTCCAAAATTTGGAATTATTGGAGCATCTATAACCACCGTCTTAGGATACTTCATAATGTGGATTTTTCAGATGAAATATTTATCTAAATTTTTAGAGCATAAATTTTTAAATAAAAATTGGATATTAATTATATTCATTGGAATTTTTAGTTTAATTCCAATTATATTCATCAAAGATTTAATCAATAATATGTTTTTAGAGTTGGCTGTTTGCGGAATTGTTTATTTTGGAATATATATGTTGGGAATATTTGGACTAAAAATAATAAATATAAATGAGATTAATGATATTATTGGCAAAATTATAAAGAGGTAA
- a CDS encoding NAD-dependent epimerase/dehydratase family protein, producing the protein MKYKNILITGSAGFIGFHLSKYLLENYNNVQVIGIDNLNNYYNPLLKEKRNDILKNYENYNFIKADFSNWNDLENNLKNKDIDLIVHLGAQAGVRYSLENPWAYEKSNLLGTMNIFELARKLNIEKVVYASSSSVYGGNKKIPFSEDDIVDKPVSLYAATKKSNELMAHTYHHLYDIKMIGLRFFTVYGEYGRPDMAYFKFAKKILSNEPIDIYNYGDMERDFTYISDVVDGIISSIEKDFDYEIFNLGNSRPVKLMYFVELLEKYLNKEAEKNFLPMQDGDVLRTYADLNKSSKLLNYNPKVSIEEGLKRFCNWFLENKEWLLVL; encoded by the coding sequence ATGAAATATAAAAATATTTTAATAACTGGAAGTGCGGGATTTATTGGATTTCATTTAAGCAAATATTTATTGGAAAATTATAATAATGTCCAAGTCATTGGGATTGATAATCTAAATAATTACTACAATCCCCTTTTAAAGGAAAAGAGAAATGATATCTTAAAAAATTATGAAAATTACAACTTTATTAAAGCTGATTTTTCTAACTGGAATGATTTGGAAAATAATCTAAAAAATAAAGATATTGATTTAATAGTTCATCTCGGAGCTCAGGCTGGTGTGAGGTACTCTTTGGAGAATCCTTGGGCCTATGAAAAATCAAACCTATTAGGAACGATGAATATATTTGAGCTCGCTAGAAAGCTAAATATAGAAAAGGTTGTTTATGCTTCTTCATCATCAGTATATGGAGGGAATAAAAAGATTCCATTTAGTGAAGATGATATCGTGGATAAACCTGTTTCTTTATATGCTGCAACAAAAAAATCAAATGAATTAATGGCACATACTTACCACCATTTATACGACATTAAGATGATAGGATTAAGATTTTTTACAGTTTATGGGGAGTATGGAAGACCTGATATGGCATATTTTAAATTTGCAAAAAAAATACTGTCAAATGAACCTATTGACATATATAACTATGGAGATATGGAAAGAGATTTTACCTATATATCCGATGTTGTGGACGGCATAATTTCATCAATTGAAAAAGATTTTGATTATGAAATTTTTAATTTGGGAAACTCCCGACCTGTTAAGTTGATGTATTTTGTGGAGCTCCTTGAAAAATACCTTAACAAAGAGGCAGAAAAGAACTTTTTGCCCATGCAAGATGGGGATGTTTTAAGAACTTATGCGGATTTAAATAAAAGCAGTAAATTATTAAATTATAATCCAAAGGTTTCTATTGAAGAAGGGCTGAAAAGGTTTTGTAATTGGTTTTTAGAGAATAAGGAGTGGCTATTGGTGTTGTAA